A genomic region of Alicyclobacillus sp. SO9 contains the following coding sequences:
- a CDS encoding HAD family hydrolase: MYKTILFDVDGVLLSEERYFDASALTIYELLSSSRFLGVSISYLPEYRDNFSDEQIHQIRWSVFVQDTVLNAMKSLGINANWDMVYLQFLVQFLKYAEAVSAGPEFSKFAAVESWTEKSLREFGGMLKGLDIQTDFSDFSKLFEACRTKQDLWLVLEQRYQLVFGTNPKIEAVLRSLWEVGQQTFQEWYLGKSYLPSQPGNKTGFVLNEVPVVNPKEVSKLFAECVRRGVRIGVATGRPEVETKVPFESYAWDEYFDEGCITTASDVLEAETSYPSYRPLSKPHPFCYLRSYMESPDTIAVLQEELPLEHTVGDTILIVGDSMADLLAAKSLGCDFAAVLTGLSGKAARPEFETAGATYIWSDVTDLWSLLKK, translated from the coding sequence GTGTATAAGACGATTCTGTTTGATGTAGACGGTGTGTTATTGAGTGAGGAGAGGTACTTTGATGCATCTGCCCTGACAATCTATGAATTGTTGAGCAGCTCTCGGTTTCTTGGCGTTTCCATAAGCTATCTTCCTGAATACAGGGATAACTTTAGTGACGAACAGATTCATCAGATACGATGGAGTGTTTTTGTTCAAGATACGGTTTTAAACGCAATGAAGAGCCTAGGCATCAATGCCAATTGGGATATGGTATATCTTCAATTTTTGGTGCAGTTTCTAAAATACGCAGAAGCGGTCAGCGCTGGTCCAGAGTTTTCAAAATTCGCAGCAGTTGAATCTTGGACCGAAAAATCTCTGCGGGAATTTGGCGGTATGCTGAAAGGATTGGATATTCAGACGGATTTTTCTGACTTTTCCAAGCTGTTTGAGGCATGTCGAACAAAACAGGATTTGTGGCTTGTTTTGGAACAGCGGTATCAATTGGTGTTTGGGACAAACCCGAAAATTGAGGCAGTGTTAAGAAGCTTGTGGGAGGTAGGACAGCAAACTTTTCAAGAATGGTATCTTGGGAAAAGCTATCTGCCGTCGCAGCCTGGTAACAAAACTGGTTTTGTCTTGAACGAGGTACCGGTCGTAAATCCGAAGGAAGTGAGCAAACTCTTTGCAGAGTGCGTTCGGCGCGGAGTTCGTATTGGGGTTGCCACCGGACGGCCGGAAGTGGAAACGAAAGTTCCGTTTGAAAGCTATGCCTGGGATGAATACTTTGATGAGGGATGCATTACTACTGCGTCCGACGTGCTTGAAGCGGAGACGAGCTACCCATCTTATCGCCCTTTGTCTAAGCCTCATCCGTTCTGCTACTTGCGAAGTTACATGGAGAGCCCTGACACCATTGCAGTTCTTCAAGAGGAGTTACCTCTTGAACATACGGTAGGGGACACGATTCTCATCGTTGGAGACTCCATGGCCGATTTGTTGGCTGCAAAGAGTCTGGGATGTGATTTTGCAGCAGTACTTACAGGACTTTCAGGTAAAGCAGCTCGACCTGAGTTTGAAACAGCAGGAGCCACATACATCTGGTCGGATGTGACGGATTTATGGTCGTTACTGAAAAAATAG
- a CDS encoding DUF1292 domain-containing protein, with protein sequence MTEHNHDHEHEHEHEFDEEEIIVLEDEDGKEHNFILGEVIRVEETEYAILLPIDEDVEEGVIFRIDGEEDDQMVLSEIEDDAEWEKVVSAYNELEEDEDSEGV encoded by the coding sequence ATGACAGAACACAATCATGACCACGAACACGAGCATGAGCACGAATTTGATGAAGAAGAGATAATAGTTCTTGAAGACGAGGATGGAAAGGAACACAATTTTATCCTCGGCGAGGTCATCCGCGTTGAAGAAACTGAATACGCAATTCTCTTACCCATTGATGAAGACGTCGAAGAAGGCGTTATCTTTCGAATTGACGGCGAGGAAGACGACCAAATGGTATTGTCCGAAATCGAAGACGATGCAGAATGGGAAAAGGTCGTCTCTGCTTACAATGAATTGGAAGAAGACGAGGACAGCGAGGGCGTATAG
- a CDS encoding YlbF family regulator, translating to MATGGLTISHNDLLVQAEELADRIMEMPEVDAYKKAEADLQRCSDAQSMMLQLKDLQEQIAEFSSRNVPEQYYQHLSKESESLLEKLETIPEVNAFQEAQSKVNRLLQEVSDRLASAVMKQVVPSANVDNVE from the coding sequence GTGGCGACAGGAGGACTTACCATTTCACACAACGACCTGTTAGTGCAAGCAGAAGAGTTAGCCGATAGAATTATGGAAATGCCTGAAGTTGATGCATATAAAAAAGCTGAGGCAGACCTCCAAAGGTGTTCTGATGCGCAGTCTATGATGTTGCAGTTAAAGGATTTGCAGGAGCAAATTGCTGAGTTTAGTTCGAGGAACGTTCCCGAACAGTACTATCAGCACTTATCCAAGGAATCTGAATCACTTTTGGAGAAATTGGAGACGATACCAGAGGTCAATGCCTTTCAAGAAGCGCAATCCAAAGTAAACCGTCTCCTCCAAGAAGTGAGTGATCGCCTGGCTAGTGCCGTGATGAAGCAAGTTGTTCCGTCAGCAAACGTAGATAACGTCGAGTAA
- a CDS encoding DUF2892 domain-containing protein has product MNPFKPNIGTLDRYLRLSAGLIMFGSGIAGRRSPLSRSLLTGLGAAKIAEGITGWCPLVALTSSLTTSSGQRPNSTDANPSAQKKSVKSDKDDTLFSVDYSDLLHSQQKAAKRQNSTKTGPSTDAASALDKLELQHLDGDASDSVMSSDEDHALASDSSDKSVRSEADTETDL; this is encoded by the coding sequence TTGAATCCATTTAAACCCAACATCGGGACACTGGACCGGTATCTCAGGCTGTCCGCCGGGCTCATCATGTTTGGCAGCGGCATTGCCGGACGTCGGTCCCCACTCTCCCGTTCACTCCTGACAGGTCTTGGAGCCGCGAAAATTGCGGAGGGCATCACAGGCTGGTGCCCGCTGGTTGCTTTGACCAGCAGCTTGACGACATCCTCCGGACAGCGGCCAAACAGCACTGATGCTAATCCTTCAGCCCAGAAAAAATCCGTGAAATCTGACAAGGACGACACGCTTTTCAGTGTAGACTACTCAGACCTTCTTCATTCCCAGCAAAAAGCCGCAAAGAGACAAAATTCCACAAAAACGGGTCCGAGTACTGACGCCGCTTCTGCACTGGATAAGTTGGAATTGCAGCATTTGGACGGCGACGCTTCCGACAGTGTGATGAGCAGTGATGAAGACCATGCCCTTGCAAGCGATTCCTCTGATAAAAGCGTTCGCTCAGAAGCAGATACCGAGACGGATTTGTAG
- a CDS encoding cysteine hydrolase family protein, whose translation MKKALICLDVQEEFLGQSLDYIATLCQRYLNRSGDDYDAVVLTHWVYPELEGKDTLMLSHPKALVVGKSTFSGLTAEVQQLFQEKGIEEVHVAGIDAEMAVLATMFSVVDAGYKVKILERLVASYHGRNWESMTIARHAIGTENVIPLGGDRVYV comes from the coding sequence GTGAAAAAAGCACTCATATGTTTAGATGTTCAAGAGGAATTCTTGGGTCAATCTTTGGACTACATAGCGACTTTGTGCCAGCGCTACCTGAACCGAAGTGGAGACGACTACGATGCTGTCGTCTTGACTCATTGGGTTTATCCTGAGTTAGAGGGCAAAGATACGCTGATGTTGTCTCATCCAAAGGCACTTGTGGTTGGTAAGTCGACGTTTTCTGGGCTCACCGCAGAAGTTCAGCAGTTGTTTCAAGAAAAGGGAATTGAAGAAGTACACGTGGCCGGAATCGATGCTGAAATGGCAGTCTTGGCAACCATGTTCTCGGTAGTGGACGCGGGATACAAGGTGAAAATTTTGGAACGGCTTGTGGCGTCTTACCACGGTCGCAATTGGGAGTCTATGACAATTGCGCGACACGCCATTGGAACTGAAAATGTGATACCCCTTGGCGGCGACCGGGTGTACGTGTAA
- a CDS encoding SAV0927 family protein, translated as MDDWSILYDNTEQTQTRYVGYLGNTTRFDVAITRTENFYGKSLVTIIQNGRTAIVGQDDAEDLEFIASAFSIAEEEEAAEFSDFLSHNL; from the coding sequence TTGGACGATTGGTCCATCTTATATGACAATACGGAACAAACCCAGACTCGTTATGTCGGCTACCTCGGAAACACGACTCGGTTTGACGTTGCGATAACACGCACGGAGAACTTCTATGGAAAGAGTTTGGTCACGATTATTCAGAATGGACGCACAGCGATAGTGGGCCAGGACGATGCGGAAGACCTCGAGTTTATTGCAAGCGCCTTTTCGATAGCAGAAGAGGAGGAAGCTGCTGAATTCTCAGACTTTCTCTCGCATAACCTGTAG
- a CDS encoding IDEAL domain-containing protein encodes MIAKEELLQLKTKILPTGAEYILDFLVASHEQVELTNIVLENVPLLIIGRHGMIARIYENNRIVKASHPKEIHALLKRFLQRNETLYVFINLPDLPIPEEVTQVLEEVKDRSRRKDELRRVIDAALDDKDRDLFLQASRELNDLSENDFAKTSQGYVRF; translated from the coding sequence ATGATAGCAAAGGAAGAACTCCTTCAGTTAAAGACCAAAATTTTGCCCACTGGCGCTGAATATATTCTGGATTTCTTGGTTGCTTCTCATGAACAAGTCGAGCTTACCAATATTGTGCTGGAGAATGTACCATTGCTTATTATTGGACGGCACGGTATGATTGCTCGGATTTATGAAAACAACCGGATTGTTAAAGCAAGCCATCCGAAGGAGATTCACGCATTGCTGAAGCGGTTCCTTCAGAGAAACGAGACGTTGTACGTCTTTATTAACTTGCCGGACTTGCCCATACCGGAAGAGGTTACACAGGTCTTGGAAGAAGTCAAAGACAGAAGCCGCCGGAAGGACGAACTGAGGCGCGTGATTGACGCCGCCTTAGATGACAAAGACCGTGACCTGTTCCTGCAGGCTAGTCGGGAACTGAATGATTTAAGCGAAAATGATTTTGCGAAAACCTCTCAAGGTTATGTAAGGTTTTAA
- the clpP gene encoding ATP-dependent Clp endopeptidase proteolytic subunit ClpP has translation MSLVPIVIEQTSRGERSYDIYSRLLKDRIIFLGTAIDDTVANAVVAQLLFLAADDPDKDIQMYINSPGGSVSAGLAIYDTMQHIKPAVSTMCVGLAASMGAVLLTAGAKGKRYALPNSEVMIHQPLGGARGQASDIQIHAEHIVKTRQKLNQILSDRSGKPLEQVEMDTDRDRFMSAQEAQDYGLIDEVIRQKD, from the coding sequence ATGAGTTTAGTGCCAATTGTGATTGAACAGACCAGCCGCGGGGAACGCAGCTACGACATCTATTCGAGGCTTCTGAAGGACCGTATCATCTTCTTAGGTACGGCAATTGACGATACAGTTGCAAATGCAGTAGTAGCTCAGCTGCTGTTTCTTGCCGCCGACGATCCCGATAAGGACATCCAGATGTACATTAACAGCCCCGGCGGTTCTGTCAGTGCAGGTTTGGCTATTTATGACACCATGCAACACATTAAACCAGCCGTTTCAACCATGTGTGTCGGTTTGGCGGCGAGTATGGGTGCAGTACTGTTGACAGCGGGAGCCAAAGGCAAGCGCTACGCACTGCCAAACTCCGAAGTCATGATTCATCAGCCGCTTGGAGGTGCCAGGGGTCAAGCGTCTGACATTCAGATTCACGCCGAGCACATTGTGAAAACCCGTCAGAAGTTGAATCAAATCCTCAGTGACCGTTCCGGAAAACCGTTGGAACAGGTTGAAATGGACACCGACAGAGACAGATTCATGTCTGCACAAGAGGCGCAGGATTACGGATTGATTGACGAAGTCATTCGGCAGAAGGACTGA